One stretch of Streptomyces sp. NBC_00443 DNA includes these proteins:
- a CDS encoding PTS sugar transporter subunit IIA translates to MTTVTSPLAGRAVGLASVPDPVFSGAMVGPGTAIDPVREPSEAVSPVDGVIVSLHPHAFVVVDDQGHGVLTHLGIDTVQLNGEGFELLVNKGDTVTRGQSIVRWNPVAVEAAGKSPVCPVVALEATAEALSELRDNGDVKAGDSLFVWK, encoded by the coding sequence ATGACCACCGTGACGTCCCCATTGGCAGGACGCGCCGTTGGACTGGCGTCCGTGCCGGATCCGGTCTTCTCCGGGGCCATGGTCGGCCCGGGCACAGCGATCGACCCGGTGCGTGAACCGTCCGAGGCTGTGTCCCCCGTGGACGGAGTCATCGTCTCTCTCCATCCGCACGCCTTCGTCGTCGTCGACGATCAGGGCCACGGTGTCCTCACCCACCTCGGCATCGACACGGTGCAGCTCAATGGCGAGGGCTTCGAGTTGCTCGTGAACAAGGGCGACACCGTGACGCGCGGCCAGAGCATCGTCCGATGGAACCCCGTGGCCGTCGAGGCAGCTGGCAAGTCTCCGGTGTGCCCGGTAGTGGCCCTTGAAGCAACGGCGGAGGCCCTCTCCGAACTGCGTGACAACGGCGATGTGAAGGCCGGCGACAGTCTCTTCGTCTGGAAGTGA